The genomic interval ctataggacatAGTATTACTATAGGACATTATATAGGACATAATCTTACTATAGGACAATCTAAAGAACATATTATTACTATAGGACATCACATAGGACATAGTATAACTATAGAACATCACATAGGACATAGTATTACTATAGGACATCATATAGGACATAGTCTTACTATAGGACATCATATAGGACATAGTCTTACTATAGGTTATTCTATAGGACATCATATAGGACATAGTCTTACTATAGGACACTCTATAGGACATAATCTTACTATAAGTCATTATATAGGACATAATATTACTATAGAACATTACATAGGACATAATCTTACTATAGGATAATCTATAGGACATGGTATTACTATAGGATAATCTATAGGACATAGTATTACTATAGGACATTATATAGGACATAGTATTACTATAGGACAATTTATAGGACATGGTCTTACTATAGGACAATCTATAGGACATAGTCTTACTATAGGACAATCTATAGGACAAAGTTTTACTATAGGAGAATCTAAAGGACATAGTCTGACTATAGGTTATTCTATGGGACATAATATTACTATAGGACATTCTATAGGACAAAGTCTTATTATAGATTATTTTATAGGACATGGTATTACTATATGACATTCTAGTCATAGTCTTACTATAGGAAATCATATAGGACATAGTCTTACTATAGGTTATTCTATAGGACATAATCTTACTATAGGTAATTCTATAAGACATAGTATTACTATAGGACAATCTACAGGACATAGTTTTACTATAGGGCAATCTATAGGGCATAGTATTACTATAGGACATTATATAGGACATAGACTTACTATAGTACAATCTATAGGACTGTTACTATAGGACAATCTATAGGACATAGTCTTACTATAGGACAATCTATAGGACATAGTCTTACTATAGGACAATCTATTGGACATAGTCTTAATATAGGACATCATATAGGACAAAGTCTCACTATAGGAAATCATATGGGACATAGTCTTGCTATAGGTTATTCTATAGGACATAGTCTTACTATAAGGCATTCTATAagacatagtattattataggacTATCTATAGGACATAACCTTACTACATGTCATTCTATAGGGCATGGTATCACTATAAGGCATTCTATAGGACAAAGTCTTACTATAGGACATTATATAGGACATAGTCTTACTATAGGTTATTGTATGGGGCATAGTCTTACTATACGACATTCTATGGGACATCATCTTATTATAGGATATTCTATAGACACCATATAGGACATAGTCTTACTATAGGACATTCTATAGGACATAGTCTTACTATAGGACATTCTATAGGACATAGTCTTATTACAGGTTATTCTACATTACATAATAATATTATAGGACATTCTATAGGGCATGACATTACTATAGGACATTATAAATGACACCGTCTTACTATCATACAATCTATAGGACATAGTCTTACTATAGGTTATTCTATAGGAAATGATATTACTATAGGACATTATATAGGACATAGCCCTCCTTAGTACATTTTATCGGTCATAGTGCCACTATAGGAAGTTCTTCAGGACAAATTGCTACCATAGACCTTTCTATAAGACATAGTCATTCTATAGGACAATCTATAGTTCATAGTCATTCTACCTGGGCGCTGGGTCCTCAGGGGGCTTAAAGACCCCTCTAACACATAATAAGACatcaatattataaatggcacatggtaggtgggggtcccTGTAACAGTTTTGCACTACGGTCTCAAAGTTTAAAATACATCCTCTGGTATTGGAGAAATGGGGTAACAGGAGAGTGGTCTAGAAGTCCTGAAGTTGGCATCAGGATTCCGGTAGATACAGGAACAACAGCAGCGGTGAAGCGTAGACAGTAGTAGGATAACCCGGGGGTTATCAACAGTGAATAGCAGAGTCGGGTATGTTGTATAGTAACTTGTAGTATAGAAGAGTAATCAGACAAGCCAAGGTTCAGTAGCGGTGATGTAGCAGAACCAGGTATGTGGTAGAGTAGCGGTTAGTTCAGTAGAGTAAGGTTGAGAAAGACGAGTCAAGGTTTAATAACTGTGatctagcagagccgagtgtgcagTACAGTGGGGTCAAAGAAGAAGAGGAGTCAAACAAGCTGGGTCAATCAGGAGTCAATGTAGTCATTTACAGGAACAAACAAGCCTATCCAGGGTATTACTGTAGGACCTATAACTGGTCCTGAGGTCAGTGCATTGCCCTTTCAAATATTGCGCATTAAGTTCTGATTGGTCAGGTGGTCGTGCTCTTTGCGCATGCGTCGTCCGACATCCCTGACCTGGCTGGACGAGATAGCGCTGGAGCATATTGGGATAAGTACGTGACAACATCTCATGGCCCTTCAATTCTATCTAATAGGACTGTACTCCACATGAGCCATATGGTCCCATTGCCACGATCTCCAGATCTCTGAGCCAATCCCAGGGTCAGATCACATCCCTGACTTCAGATCCACTTTCTTATGGCTGCCCTGATCTCCTGGTTCTTCAGGCTGTAaataaaggggttaaataatggaGTCACCACAGTATATAGAagagatataatttttttaatggtaAATGATTGTCCTTGGGAGGGTGACACATAAGTGGCAATAAGGGTTCCATAATAGGTACACACCACAGagaggtgggagctacaggtggagtAGGCTTTCTGCCTCCCGGTGGGGGAGGATATCCTTAGTATGGCCACCAATATGCAGATATACGTAGAAATGATGAACACCATCTCTAGGAACGTTTCGGGAGTGGCTATAACAAGCACCACCGTCTCCAGAAGCGAAGTGTCTGAACATGAGAGCTGAAGAAGGGGAGCAAAATCACAGAAGAAATGGTCAATCGTATGGTCACCACAAAAGGAAAGATCTGACAGGAGGATGACAACGATGAGAGTGATCATGAAACCTAAGACCCAGCAGAATACAACCAGCCAATGACAGACGTGGAAATTCATTGTGGTGGAATACTGTAATGGCTTACATATGGCTAAATATCGGTCGTAGGACATGACAGTGAGAAGAAGACATTCGATGACCGAGGAGGAACCAAAGACATAAAACTGCACAAAGCAACCAACAGCAGAGATGGCGTCTCCGTCATGTAAGACGACCTGAAGGGCCAACGGGGAAATGGTGGAAGTGAGGACAATATCACAAGCAGCTAAATGACCGAGAAAGTAATACATGGGGTGATGAAGCTGACGGGTGGTGGAGACCAAAGCCACCATCAGAAGATTCCAGACCATAGAGGACCCATAAATCATTACAAGAGCAAAGAAGCACAAGAATCTCAAGTCATGAAGACCTTGAAATCCAAGGAGGAAGAAAGACTGAACAGTCGTCCCATTTACTGCAGAGGTCATCTGAGGAGGAAACATTCTATTAATAGATATTATAGTGATTATTACAAGGCACTCAATACATAGAAGAAGAATACAgagattatctatctatctatctatctatatatctatctatctatctatctatctatctatctatctatctatctatctatctatgatctatctatctatctatctatctatctatctatctatctatctatctatctatctatctaatatctatctatctcatatatatatctactatctatctattaatctaatatctatctatctatctatctatctatctatctatctatctatctatctatctatgatctatctatctatctatctatctatctatctatctatctatctatgatctatctatctatctatctatctatctatctatctatctatctatctatctatctatgatctatctatctatctatctatctatctatctatctatctatctatctatctatctatctcatatctatctatctatctatctatctatctatctatctatctatctatctatctatctatctatctatctatctatctatctatctatctatctatctatctcatatctatctatcatctatctatctatctatctatctatctatctatctatctatctatctatctatctatctatctatctatctatctatctatctatcatctatctatctatctatctatctatcatctatctatctcatatctatctatctatctatttatctatctatctatctatctatctatctatctatctatctatctatctatctatctatctatctcatatctatctatcatctatctatctatctatctatctatctatctatctatctatctatctatctatctatctatctatctatctatctatcatctatctatctatctatctatctatctatctatctatctcatatctatctatctatctatctatctatctatctatctatctatctatctatctatctatctatctatctatctatctatctatctatctatctcatatctatctatctatctatctatctatctatctatctatctatctatctatctatctatctatctatctatctatctatctatctatctatctatctatctatcatctatctatctatctatctatctatctatctcatatctatctatctatctatctatctatctatctatcatctatctatctatctatctatctatctatctacgtctccgtctttatcttgacttttaacacaataAATACACAATGGCTAGatttcttatcttgactttttcaatgacttttcaatggcttttcttgtgtgatatcactctgcagcaagttatcacactGTATTGTGAGTTATATGCACATTAACTGCTGCTTATCCATCTTACTCTGACATTATATGTTTaactctgatgtgtcactttttactatatatttattacgcTACTTTTGTGatgctgttatatactttttCTCTGATTATATTTGATTCACACACTTgattgtcactatgttatatacttggaatgtatcacatgttatttgcttgagaaaggctctagaggacagagctgaaacgttgcacagggggcaatacaagtaccctattttcacatttactgcggagtgctgcctattttttgaatattatcaagtttggagcgtggtctgttcctgaggatttgcacccacgATACACCGGTGCTGCTAGATATATTTGTTTATCCATATAGTTGACCTTCTAGCCTGCACGGTTTTCTTCCAATATGACTACTACTGAAGCCAGAAGTACTTTGCCTCCTGAAACCTTTGTATATACTGATGAGGATATCAAGCGGATCCTGATGGGCCTTAATGGTGAGGTGGATTTTCTtattactccttcctctactgatCTTAAAAGAAAATtggaaaatgaaacaaaaagagcGACTACATTACAGCTCCATTTGATGACCCTGGGGGAATATTATAAACATCAACGGATACCGAGAGGGATGCGTTCAAATGTGAGCCCAAATCTATTTTCTCAAAATGAGTTTTACTGCAATAGATTGAAACAAATATCCAACAAATTTGCTCTTGATGTGATTTTGCTAAATctagaatttctgcaacaagaaATCCAGACGGTGCataaaaatatacaagaaattgATACCACATTGAAATCCACGATTGATGACCAGGAATATACTAGATTCTCTGATAATCTTAAAATGCAAGTACAGAGATTAAGGATGGAACAAGAAGAGGTTAAAAGAAGGAAATGGAATAGAGATGCAGATGATTATTCCAAAGGTCGGGTTTACAATTGGCAGAATATGGAAAATGGAGACAGATTCAACTATCGGGATAATAGGAGAAGGAAGAAATCTACTGCACAAGGTGGACTAATCACGACTGATTCCCCGTCTTTTTTGGGGGAGACCCCGGCGACTTCCACTCCAGTGGGAAGCGTACCAGACGTGGGGGAACAAGGCAACACTGGCGACATAAATCACAGAGGCAGCAGACAGATGATGAAAAGGGGAGCGATGGCATTACGGAAACGTTAGTTGTAAACATATCTTCTAAGGTACTGTCTGAACCACAACAAAGGCTTTTAGATAAGGGGCTTTCTTTTTGCCCCTCATCTCTG from Rhinoderma darwinii isolate aRhiDar2 chromosome 3, aRhiDar2.hap1, whole genome shotgun sequence carries:
- the LOC142750787 gene encoding olfactory receptor 11A1-like, with product MFPPQMTSAVNGTTVQSFFLLGFQGLHDLRFLCFFALVMIYGSSMVWNLLMVALVSTTRQLHHPMYYFLGHLAACDIVLTSTISPLALQVVLHDGDAISAVGCFVQFYVFGSSSVIECLLLTVMSYDRYLAICKPLQYSTTMNFHVCHWLVVFCWVLGFMITLIVVILLSDLSFCGDHTIDHFFCDFAPLLQLSCSDTSLLETVVLVIATPETFLEMVFIISTYICILVAILRISSPTGRQKAYSTCSSHLSVVCTYYGTLIATYVSPSQGQSFTIKKIISLLYTVVTPLFNPFIYSLKNQEIRAAIRKWI